The genome window TGGGCTATAATGACAGTAGCTTTGCTTGATCTCTTGCCTACAAGAGCACGGAACATCACCTGAAGAGAACCTAGGGAATAGGGACAGGTCTGGGACTTGCACCATGCGTTCAGTTCTGTTCAGAGTGCCAAATTGTTAAAGATACCTAAATGGTTGAACTTTTAGACAATCTCTGGGACTGTTCCAAAAGACTTTGCTCCCTAATGGTCTGTGGGTACTTAGAGAAAACATGGTCATGTGCTTTCCCCTGCTAGAAACCAGATCGTGATGACTGGGAGAATGGACTGACTGCAATGGAGTGCGCCCTGCATCTGGAGAAGAATGTGAACCAGTCACTGCTAGAACTGCACAAATTGGCAACTGAAAAGAATGACCCACATGTAAGTGTAATAGATTCTGATGCTGAGAATGTAGCTGTGTAATGGAGGGGCTGGTATGTGCCtgtgtgggtttgggggtgagcTGTGTCCCCCTGGCCTTACTACAGCTGAAAAAAGGGATGTGAGGTAGTGGTGCAGCCTTTCCAAAGGGAAGGGCCCAGCTTGTTAGCCTGTGCCTTAGTTTTCTGGTGGAGTTATTACTCTCTGTTTCCAGGAGGAGCAGTTGCACTGTTAAGGTGGCTGAGGCCTTCCTTATGGAGCAGTGAATGCACTGCTTTGCTCAAACCCTTCTGCGCTCTCTGCAACAGAACAACATTTTGAGGAGAAGAAATGTGTTAATATCTGTAGAGCTCTATGGAAATGTGTTAAGCTATTCTGTCATAAGATTTTTGAGTCACTTTTAAAGTTAAAAGCCCTGACACTTCAGAATATAGTCTGAAAATACAGGTTTCTTCTCTGTGAAGTTACTGGCAAAGCTGGCATGAGGTTTTAGTGTTGGGAAGAGATTGATGTGTGTTTGAATTGAAGTATTTATGGAAATGTCTTGCATGTGTTAGAGGGGCTCTTAAAGAACACAGCTCTGGACCCTTATAGAGGTGTGAGTCTTTGTGGTTGTGATTTCAATTGCAAGTGCTGTGCAGTGAGGGCTTCTGAATGCGATCAAACTTTCCTGTtgcttcttgtagtgaggaagAGGGAGGTCTTTGAGTTGATGTTGGCGCTGTGGGGTTCTGGAGCAAGTGTGCCTGGATGAACCTGcctcattttgcttttattctgcaAAACCTAAAGGCTTCTTCCCTCTTGGGAATCTTCTGCAGCTTTAATATTGTCATTCCCTGTATCTTTTCCTAGCGCTAGAGAGGAGGGGTAGGATTTCAGATGCCACCTCCGCGGGATAAGCTGCATTCAGGTGTAAATTCAACCTCTTGTCTCCCTTTCAGTTGTGTGACTTCATTGAGACTCACTACCTGGATGAGCAGGTGAAAGCCATCAAAGAGCTGGGTGACCATGTGACCAACCTGCGGAAGATGGGGGCACCAAAATCCGGCATGGCAGAGTATCTCTTTGACAAGCACACCCTTGGGGACAGTGACAATGAGAGCTGAAGTCTGGCCACGAGGCACCCTGTGGGTTTCAGTGGGACTCCTACCTTACTGTCCAGCCATGCATGCATCTTCAGCTACTTAGATAACCAGTTCTCATACTGTGTACCAAATATCGCCCctcttttgtgttttgtgtaTTGCCCTCCATCCAATAAAGTGACTTGGTTCAAGttggctttttctgtttctcttgggAGTCAGAGGCCTGTACTTGCAGGATTGTGCTCCACAATGTGAGGGCCACTTAAATTTGGCATGGAGGAAGGAATAACATTAGAGAGGTCGCAGAGGGATTGGGTTTTACTTGCATAGTGATTTCATTATAAAAATGATTCTCTTTTCCAATCCAGTAGGATTAGCACAGGATTTACCCACTGTCTGCAGCTGTGTTGCCAAATACCTTTGCCACCAAAGCTGTTGCTGTAATAAATGCACAAGGAAGGGGAGGTTTGAGTGTCTGAGCTTGCTGAATTGCTGCTTTTGAGCTCAGGTGAGTCTAGAGGCCTGGGGTGGGTAGCACCTTGTTGCTgtaactgctttgtttttagCTGCTAATTTAGGCCAGGCTGGTGCTAAACTGTGACAGTTTGGGCACCATGCTTGTGTATGGAGAAAATGGACTGTGAATGGAGACTGGAGAGCTCTGTGCTGTAAccaggctgggctggagcagcagtgctggagtAGCTGCCTCCAGGATGCTGTTGGGATCTAGGAAGGGTGGTGATGTCTGCCCAACTCCAGCAGGTTGGCAGGCAGAGAGGGTAGGTGGCTGCTGTGAGGAGTGTGGGAGGCAGACTAAGTGTGATATGAGAGATTTACAGCTGCTTCTGAAGAGAGAAGTAGGATATCTGTGGCTTCTATAAATTCCTGTTGCTGTGTGGAAACTAAAATGAGGAAACAAAATGGATGGTCCTGGACTTGagccttgcttttattttcctaggGAAGAGAGTAAAATGCAGAGCTGTGGTGTCTGCTACCATTGGGATGACTTCTGAGTGCTGTCAATGGCAGATGTGCTGGGGAGCTTCAAAAGGAAGCAGTGCACTGGGCAAACACCACTGACTTCAGCCACCTGTCCTGGTGGACACTTATCCTGCCTTATTCCATGACTTCAGTAATGGAAAACACCAGCTAGATGTGACTTGGGGAAGTGCTGTGGGTCTGCATTGCAAGTGATGCGACTTCCTTCAgtcccttcctttccctgcaggaAAGTTCTTCCTGAAACTTGTGATGGATCTTGTGAGAAGCGTTAAGAGAGAGCTCCAGGTCCAATTCCTGCTGTGATGAGGGAGATACCTTGAACtactttcctctttgttttaggCTGCACCTATCTGCCAGGTTCTTCAGGCTGAtgtctgctgagctgctgttgAGTATCTGCAATACCTGACAGTCTTGTTTGTTCTTCTGCTGCAGATGTAGAGGGGTTTTTGTTCAGTTATTGCTGTGACTCTGAAGTTGTGCCTGCTGCTGTACCTGAGGCTGGTAGCGGTGTGTAACTGGTGCTGGCTTCAGCCTAGGCTGGGCTCCGGCTGTGAGTTCCAGGAGGTGGTTTGGCTGCACTGCTCTTCCATCTGGGCAAGTGCCAGCGTGACCAGGCATAAAGACACTGCAATAT of Phaenicophaeus curvirostris isolate KB17595 chromosome 5, BPBGC_Pcur_1.0, whole genome shotgun sequence contains these proteins:
- the FTH1 gene encoding ferritin heavy chain gives rise to the protein MAAPPSQVRQNYHQDCEAAINRQINLELYASYVYLSMSYYFDRDDVALKNFAKYFLHQSHEEREHAEKLMKLQNQRGGRIFLQDIKKPDRDDWENGLTAMECALHLEKNVNQSLLELHKLATEKNDPHLCDFIETHYLDEQVKAIKELGDHVTNLRKMGAPKSGMAEYLFDKHTLGDSDNES